Proteins encoded in a region of the Meiothermus sp. QL-1 genome:
- a CDS encoding ABC transporter ATP-binding protein produces the protein MSAATATTTHLVEVENLKKWFPIRGGVLSRVVGHVKAVNGVSFGVKKGEVLGLVGESGSGKTTVGRTILRLIEPTEGTIRFDGQDITHLPKNQLRAYRRKMQIIFQDPFASLNPRMTVGDIIAEPLVIHNLEASAKARTERVAELLQMVGLNPDHIRRYPHEFSGGQRQRIGIARALAVRPEFIVADEPVSALDVSIQAQVVNLLQDLKEQLGLTLLFIAHDLAVVEYISDRVAVMYLGKIMELATAKELYRNPKHPYTEALLSAIPMPDPTLKRERIVLQGDIPSPINPPSGCVFRTRCRYAIAECAQVVPELKEVAPGHYKACIRDDIPGLS, from the coding sequence ATGAGCGCAGCGACTGCTACCACCACCCACCTGGTGGAGGTGGAGAACCTGAAGAAGTGGTTTCCCATCCGGGGTGGGGTTCTTTCACGGGTGGTGGGCCACGTCAAGGCGGTCAACGGGGTGAGCTTTGGGGTGAAGAAGGGGGAGGTGCTGGGCCTGGTGGGGGAGTCCGGCTCGGGCAAGACCACAGTAGGCCGCACCATCCTGCGCCTTATCGAGCCCACCGAGGGAACCATCCGCTTCGATGGACAGGACATCACCCACCTGCCCAAGAACCAGCTTCGGGCCTACCGCCGCAAGATGCAGATCATCTTCCAGGACCCCTTCGCCTCCCTCAACCCGCGCATGACCGTGGGCGATATCATCGCCGAGCCGCTGGTGATTCACAACCTGGAGGCCTCGGCCAAGGCCCGGACTGAGCGAGTGGCGGAGCTTTTGCAGATGGTGGGGTTGAACCCGGATCACATTCGGCGTTACCCCCACGAGTTCTCCGGCGGCCAGCGCCAGCGCATCGGGATTGCCCGGGCTTTGGCAGTGCGGCCGGAATTCATCGTAGCCGATGAGCCCGTATCGGCCCTGGACGTCTCCATCCAGGCCCAGGTGGTGAACCTGCTGCAGGACCTCAAGGAGCAGCTCGGGCTGACCCTTCTTTTTATTGCGCACGACCTGGCGGTGGTGGAGTACATCTCGGACCGGGTGGCGGTGATGTACCTGGGCAAGATTATGGAGCTGGCCACCGCTAAAGAGCTCTACCGCAACCCCAAGCATCCCTATACCGAGGCCCTCCTTTCGGCCATCCCCATGCCCGACCCCACCCTGAAGCGCGAGCGGATAGTTTTGCAGGGGGACATTCCAAGCCCCATCAACCCTCCTTCGGGCTGCGTCTTCCGCACCCGCTGCCGCTATGCCATCGCCGAGTGCGCCCAGGTGGTGCCCGAGCTCAAGGAGGTGGCCCCGGGGCATTACAAGGCCTGTATCCGGGACGACATCCCCGGTTTGAGCTAG
- a CDS encoding ABC transporter ATP-binding protein: protein MDENRLVEVKDLKVHFFTDDGVVKAVDGVSFHINKGETLAVVGESGSGKSVTSLAMMRLIPSPPGKIVGGQMLFRGKDGKLRDLVKEDEASMRRIRGNDIAMIFQEPMTSLNPVYTVGDQIAEAIQLHQGKSRKEALEQAAEMLDLVGIPEPRKRLANYPHQMSGGMRQRVMIAMALSCNPSLLIADEPTTALDVTIQAQILELMKKLQEEIGMSILFITHNLGVVAEMADRVVVMYAGRAVEEADVVPTFKKPLHPYTMGLLNSVPRLDLAAEHQQRLEAIPGNVPNPLSLPAGCAFHPRCKFYKPGLCDQEIPALQDAGGGHMVRCVRWAEIQNGEAVEA, encoded by the coding sequence ATGGACGAGAACAGACTGGTTGAAGTGAAGGACCTCAAGGTGCACTTCTTCACCGACGACGGGGTGGTGAAGGCGGTGGACGGGGTCTCCTTTCACATTAACAAGGGCGAGACCCTGGCGGTGGTGGGGGAGTCGGGTTCCGGAAAGTCGGTGACCAGCCTGGCCATGATGCGCCTGATTCCCTCCCCACCGGGCAAGATTGTGGGCGGCCAGATGCTTTTTCGCGGCAAGGATGGTAAGCTCCGCGACCTGGTCAAAGAGGATGAGGCCAGCATGCGCCGCATCCGGGGCAACGACATTGCCATGATCTTTCAGGAGCCCATGACCTCCTTGAACCCGGTCTACACCGTGGGGGACCAGATCGCTGAGGCCATCCAGCTTCACCAGGGCAAAAGCCGGAAGGAGGCGCTTGAGCAGGCCGCAGAGATGCTCGATCTGGTGGGCATCCCTGAGCCCAGGAAGCGCCTGGCCAACTACCCCCACCAGATGTCGGGGGGTATGCGCCAGCGGGTGATGATCGCCATGGCGCTTTCCTGTAACCCCTCACTTCTAATTGCCGACGAGCCCACCACCGCTTTGGACGTGACCATCCAGGCCCAGATTCTGGAGCTGATGAAGAAGCTCCAGGAAGAGATTGGGATGAGCATCCTCTTCATCACCCACAACCTGGGGGTGGTGGCGGAGATGGCCGACCGGGTGGTGGTGATGTACGCTGGGCGGGCGGTGGAGGAGGCGGATGTGGTGCCCACCTTCAAGAAGCCCCTGCACCCCTATACCATGGGGCTTTTGAACTCGGTGCCGCGGCTCGACCTAGCCGCTGAGCACCAGCAGCGGCTGGAGGCCATTCCTGGCAACGTGCCCAACCCCCTGAGCCTGCCCGCTGGCTGCGCCTTCCATCCCCGCTGCAAGTTTTACAAGCCTGGGCTTTGCGACCAGGAGATCCCGGCCTTGCAGGACGCGGGGGGCGGCCACATGGTGCGCTGCGTGCGCTGGGCTGAGATTCAGAATGGAGAGGCGGTGGAGGCATGA
- a CDS encoding ABC transporter permease, producing the protein MLARKPNTALQSRGFFQQAWIRFKRHPLARLGAVVLLVFYLGALFADFLAPYPEEKSFRDFSYAPPTKIFWRDENGRLTRPYVCPSERRRNPETFKVEVITDCEKGRYPIYFFVEGEPYRFLGLIPANLRLFGGPWLLEDQARLFLWGADDFGRDIWGRIWFGARISLTIGIFAVALALLIGVFMGSISGYYAGRPVTFSIGLLNPEFWRFVRASPWYAHLLAALGLALMGVLLWALGQGYEQFIRPNLQRVGYLVLGMLGLALGLVLLGFLMRFLVWPSHLARALLWLLAWGGVAWLLWITVEGFLETSRGLEAIVAGLIGVVLLGGIGYILLWPRIEFDLDTLIMRTVEVLAAIPDLFLLIILSVLIPIEVPPAVRFVLVVTILSFVNWGGLARIIRSQVLQLREMEYAQAAQALGAGDVRIIVRHVLPGTYTYLIVAVTLAIPGFILGESGLSFLGLGIQEPATSWGLMLSKAQATGITAFTERPWLLIPGVFILLAILAYNFLGDGLRDALDPRTKV; encoded by the coding sequence ATGCTGGCGCGAAAACCGAACACTGCTCTACAGAGCCGGGGCTTTTTCCAGCAGGCCTGGATTCGCTTCAAGCGCCACCCCTTGGCCCGGCTGGGGGCGGTGGTGCTGCTTGTCTTCTACCTAGGGGCGCTTTTCGCCGATTTCCTGGCCCCCTACCCGGAGGAGAAGAGCTTCCGCGACTTCTCCTATGCACCTCCGACCAAGATTTTTTGGCGCGACGAGAACGGCAGGCTGACCCGCCCCTATGTGTGCCCCTCCGAGCGGCGCAGAAACCCCGAGACCTTCAAGGTCGAGGTGATCACCGACTGCGAGAAGGGGCGTTATCCCATCTACTTCTTCGTGGAGGGGGAGCCTTACCGCTTTTTGGGGTTGATTCCGGCCAATCTGCGCCTCTTTGGGGGGCCTTGGCTTTTGGAGGACCAGGCCAGGCTCTTCCTTTGGGGGGCGGACGACTTTGGGCGCGACATATGGGGCCGCATCTGGTTTGGGGCCCGCATCAGCCTCACCATCGGTATTTTTGCGGTCGCCCTAGCCCTACTAATAGGTGTTTTCATGGGCAGCATCTCCGGCTACTACGCGGGCCGTCCGGTCACCTTCAGTATCGGTCTTCTGAACCCCGAATTCTGGCGTTTTGTACGGGCCAGCCCCTGGTACGCCCACCTGCTGGCCGCTTTGGGGCTGGCCCTGATGGGAGTGCTGCTCTGGGCGCTGGGCCAGGGGTATGAGCAGTTTATCCGCCCCAACCTGCAGCGGGTCGGCTACTTGGTCCTGGGGATGCTGGGCTTGGCTTTGGGGTTGGTGCTGCTGGGCTTTTTGATGCGCTTCTTGGTCTGGCCTAGCCACCTGGCCCGGGCCCTGCTCTGGTTGCTGGCCTGGGGGGGGGTGGCCTGGCTGCTTTGGATCACGGTCGAAGGCTTCCTGGAGACCAGCCGGGGGCTGGAGGCCATTGTGGCCGGGCTCATAGGGGTGGTTTTGTTGGGGGGCATCGGCTATATTCTGCTTTGGCCCCGGATTGAGTTCGATCTGGACACCCTCATCATGCGCACTGTGGAGGTGCTGGCGGCCATTCCCGATTTGTTCTTGCTCATCATCCTCTCGGTGCTAATACCCATCGAGGTGCCGCCAGCGGTGCGCTTCGTGTTGGTGGTGACCATTCTCTCCTTCGTGAACTGGGGGGGGCTGGCCCGCATCATCCGCAGCCAGGTCCTGCAGCTTCGGGAGATGGAGTACGCCCAGGCCGCCCAGGCTTTGGGGGCAGGGGACGTGCGCATTATCGTCCGCCATGTGTTGCCGGGTACCTATACCTACCTCATCGTGGCGGTGACCCTGGCCATTCCCGGTTTCATCCTGGGGGAGTCGGGGCTTTCCTTCCTGGGGCTCGGGATTCAGGAGCCGGCCACTTCCTGGGGCTTGATGCTCTCCAAGGCCCAGGCCACGGGCATCACCGCCTTTACCGAGCGGCCTTGGCTTCTAATTCCCGGGGTGTTCATCCTGCTGGCTATTCTGGCGTATAACTTCCTTGGCGATGGCCTGCGCGACGCGCTCGACCCGCGCACCAAGGTGTGA